The following is a genomic window from Chryseobacterium sp. StRB126.
AAAAGGGTTAACAAGGTGTTAAAAACAATTAACTCAAATTTCAACAGCCATTAGAAAAGGAATTATATTTTTAATGTTTTTATCCTCCGAAGCTATGCAAGTCTGATAATTTTCATCAATAAATATCTCCTTTGTAAAGAATTTTTTACATTCAATTTCGCATTCATCATTTACAATTTCAAAAGAATCTAGTGGAATCATCATTCCTCCTCCATGAGCTTTCATTACCGATTCTTTATGAGTCCAATATGAAAAAAAATCCCCAATTTGAGCTTCAGAACGGTCAATTTTATGGAATTCACCCTCTGTCATCTGAAACTGAAAGTCCCGATAATTGATTGTATGGTCTATAAATTCAACATCAATTCCTATGGGAAATTCTGCAATAGCACAAACTACAAGTTCTTTAGAATGAGAAATATTGAAATGGACATGCTGATCTTTTAAATAAGGTTTATTATCAGGAGACCGCATAATCTGTGCTTCATCAATGTGAAAATGAGACTTTAATCCTACCTGTAAAAGAACTCTTCCCAGCAGGGAAAGCTGAGCATCCTGCCATCTTCTGTATTTCAAGATATTCTGTCTAAACTCCTCTGGAAAAGAGTTTAAATACCGATCTAAAAAATACTGATGCTTTTCTTCACTGATAAATGTATATAGAATAACCATCTTTAATGCTCTTCAAAAATGTTGTTGTATTGATGGTAAAAGAAAACTGTGATCCTTTACTCAAAAAGATAAAAATAAACAATTTTATCCGTCTTTCAATCTAGATTATTAAGAGGTTAAACCTACACATTCTGAGGTTAAACGGAATAAAATTAAATGGCTCCCTCAGATATTCTTTCAGAAAAAAGACTGTAATCATAAAGCGTTCTGGAAAATCTTTTATAAATTTAACCTAAATATCACTATAAATCATTTAAAAATGAAAGTACAAACATTAGCATTATTGGCAGGATGTGCGTTTTTAGCCGTTTCATGCGGAACTACAAAAACGTACAGCGTAAATGCCAAAAGCGGAACACAAACAGGAGGAACGGCAAAGTTTACCCAACAGGGAAATGATGTAATCATGAAACTGAATGTAACCAATCTTACCCCTGGAATCCATGCAGTACACATTCATGAAAAAGGAGACTGCTCTGCAGCAGACGGAACCTCTACAGGCGGACACTGGAATCCATCTAAGAACGATCATGGAAAATGGGGAGCTGAGCACTTCCATATGGGAGATATAGGAAATTTGGTGGCTGATCAGAATGGTACGGCCATTTTAACCTTCAAGACCGACAAATGGTGTCTTGGCTGTACAGATGAATCTAAAAACATCATCGGAAAAGGTCTTATTGTACACGCTGCAGCAGATGATTTCCATACTCAGCCTACTGGGAATGCAGGCGGAAGAGTGGGATGTGTAGAAATTAAATAATCAAGTATTTACACAATAAAAAAACCGATAATTTTCATTATCGGTTTTTTTATGTTTATGATTTAACTCCCATATCTGATACAATATTCATTGCTTCCTGCAGGTAAAGATCTTTTTTCAGATTCTTGATCCACATTTCAGATTTCTTTTTGAAAGCTTCATCTTTTTTCTCTCTTTCAATTTCATTTGGATACATAATAAACTGTAATCCGTTCTCAAATTTAGTCAGCACTTTGAATTTTTCAATCTGGGATTTTCTGTGCTTCATTACCTCATTGAATTTATTGATGTTCAGCGTAATATTTTCTTCTTTATCCAGTTTCTCTCTCCATTGGGCTGATTCTAACAGAAGCTGGTAATTCTTATTCTTAGCCATTCTGTCTGCACTTGCTTTTTCAAGAGCCTGAATGTTAAAGAAATTCAGTTTTTCGAATTTGGTAGCCGGAATTTTATCCCAAGCCAGCGCAAAATCGTCATAACGCTCTCCTACTTCAGCATACGTAAAGAAATCTTTCATCTGGATATCAGAAACAATTCCTTTTCTCTGTGTAGATTCACCCGTAATTCTATAGAATTTCTGGATCGTCAGTTTTAAAGATCCGAAATCATCTTCAGTATTCAGGAATCTGTTCAGGTCAACAAACGTCTGAACGGTTCCTTTCCCGAAAGACTGTGGAGATCCAATCACCATTGCTCTTCCATAATCCTGCATTACACCTGCTAAGATCTCAGAAGCTGATGCAGAAAGCTCATTTTGCATAATAACAAGCGGACCTGTCCAGATTGGAGCCTCATATTTGTTCTTTAGAGTCTGTATTTTTCCATTTCCATCCTTTACCTGTACATAAGGTCCGGCATCCATGAAAAGTCCCATAATATCTCCTACTTCCGTTAATGATCCTCCACC
Proteins encoded in this region:
- a CDS encoding 4'-phosphopantetheinyl transferase family protein, with amino-acid sequence MVILYTFISEEKHQYFLDRYLNSFPEEFRQNILKYRRWQDAQLSLLGRVLLQVGLKSHFHIDEAQIMRSPDNKPYLKDQHVHFNISHSKELVVCAIAEFPIGIDVEFIDHTINYRDFQFQMTEGEFHKIDRSEAQIGDFFSYWTHKESVMKAHGGGMMIPLDSFEIVNDECEIECKKFFTKEIFIDENYQTCIASEDKNIKNIIPFLMAVEI
- a CDS encoding superoxide dismutase family protein, whose protein sequence is MKVQTLALLAGCAFLAVSCGTTKTYSVNAKSGTQTGGTAKFTQQGNDVIMKLNVTNLTPGIHAVHIHEKGDCSAADGTSTGGHWNPSKNDHGKWGAEHFHMGDIGNLVADQNGTAILTFKTDKWCLGCTDESKNIIGKGLIVHAAADDFHTQPTGNAGGRVGCVEIK